In the genome of Mesotoga sp. Brook.08.105.5.1, one region contains:
- a CDS encoding arylsulfatase — protein sequence MAKLAEFESRTGRRPNILVYLMDDVGWGDLGVYGGGVAVGAPTPNMDALARDGLMLTSAYSQPSSSPTRATLLTGQLPVRHGILRPTLYNEAGGLTDAITLAQLLSDAGYVTQAVGKWHMGENPGSQPQNVGFDDFSGFLSVSDLYTEWRDPYFYPEIVYSEERTEMMREFAFEKYWVHAEKGGTIEQIKEIDIEVSSHLDEYWKDYSIEFIEKMADSDQPFFLYHCTRGAHFDNYPRDEYKGLSPAKQAYKDTIVELDDILGELVEALERTGQLENTLIFIASDNGPEMESWPDSAYSPFRGAKGSTWEGGVRVPAIFYWKGMVEPGRVSDGLFDISDIFNTCLTLAGAADSIPTDRYIDGVDQTSFLLAEEGLSNRKYIYYWLMSYFSAVRLAEYKYVQFAESDSGEGIVNPGGFTGYIMAFPYYHLYNLYLDPKEEHNVSIRKLVFTDLFIEAMQKHIATFREYPPGVNIITGH from the coding sequence ATGGCGAAGTTGGCCGAGTTTGAGAGCAGAACGGGCAGGCGGCCGAATATTCTTGTGTATCTAATGGATGATGTCGGTTGGGGAGACCTTGGGGTTTACGGTGGAGGTGTCGCTGTAGGAGCACCGACTCCAAACATGGATGCTCTTGCAAGAGACGGACTCATGCTGACTTCCGCCTATTCTCAACCGTCTTCTTCGCCGACTAGAGCAACTCTTCTGACCGGGCAACTTCCCGTAAGACACGGAATACTCAGACCGACTTTATACAACGAAGCGGGAGGTTTGACAGACGCGATTACACTTGCCCAGTTGTTGAGCGATGCTGGTTATGTCACCCAGGCGGTAGGCAAGTGGCACATGGGAGAAAATCCCGGTTCGCAGCCTCAGAATGTCGGGTTTGACGACTTTTCGGGTTTTCTCAGCGTATCGGATCTCTACACGGAGTGGAGAGATCCTTACTTCTACCCCGAAATCGTTTACAGCGAAGAGAGAACTGAAATGATGCGCGAGTTTGCTTTCGAGAAGTATTGGGTTCACGCTGAAAAGGGCGGCACCATAGAACAGATAAAAGAGATAGATATCGAAGTATCATCTCATCTCGACGAGTATTGGAAGGACTACTCGATTGAGTTCATAGAGAAGATGGCCGATAGTGACCAACCCTTCTTCCTTTACCACTGCACGAGAGGCGCCCACTTCGACAACTATCCCAGAGACGAGTACAAGGGGTTATCTCCGGCAAAGCAGGCCTACAAAGACACGATCGTCGAGCTTGATGACATACTTGGTGAGCTGGTCGAAGCGCTCGAGAGAACGGGACAACTTGAGAACACGCTGATTTTCATCGCTTCCGACAACGGTCCCGAAATGGAATCCTGGCCTGACAGCGCCTACTCGCCGTTCAGAGGTGCAAAAGGTTCGACCTGGGAAGGCGGAGTCAGAGTTCCGGCGATCTTCTACTGGAAGGGCATGGTAGAACCCGGGCGCGTCTCGGACGGATTATTCGATATCTCCGATATCTTCAATACATGCCTTACACTCGCAGGAGCAGCCGATTCTATCCCCACCGACAGGTATATCGACGGCGTAGACCAGACTTCATTCCTCCTAGCTGAGGAAGGACTCTCAAACAGGAAGTATATCTACTACTGGCTAATGAGCTACTTCTCCGCTGTAAGGTTGGCCGAGTACAAGTATGTGCAGTTTGCTGAATCGGATTCGGGCGAGGGAATCGTGAATCCTGGAGGTTTCACCGGTTATATAATGGCCTTCCCGTATTATCACCTGTACAATCTTTATCTGGATCCGAAGGAAGAACACAACGTCTCGATAAGAAAACTCGTTTTCACGGATCTATTCATAGAAGCGATGCAGAAGCACATAGCTACATTCCGTGAATACCCACCGGGAGTCAACATAATTACGGGTCACTAG